In Bacteroidia bacterium, a genomic segment contains:
- a CDS encoding ribonuclease HII: MSLPVNYSSYTLEAGVDEAGRGCLAGPVVAAALILPVDFTHPLLTDSKKLSHAQRIHLRPVILENALAWAIGVIDAPRIDQVNILNATYEAMHAAISGLSIRPEFLAIDGNRFRPYPSIPHSCLIKGDARFLNIAGASVLAKTYRDELMEQLHKEYPQYGWDKSKGYPTVFHRQSIAQHGITPYHRKSFSLLPSPTLFD; encoded by the coding sequence ATGTCTCTACCCGTAAACTACTCCTCATATACCCTTGAAGCGGGGGTTGACGAAGCCGGAAGGGGTTGCCTGGCCGGCCCGGTTGTTGCTGCCGCCCTTATCCTTCCCGTGGACTTCACGCACCCTCTGCTCACTGATTCAAAGAAACTTTCGCACGCTCAGCGAATACATCTTCGCCCTGTCATTCTCGAAAATGCCCTGGCCTGGGCTATCGGCGTTATTGATGCACCCCGTATTGACCAGGTAAACATCCTCAACGCCACCTATGAAGCCATGCACGCTGCAATTTCAGGACTGTCGATTCGCCCTGAATTTCTCGCCATCGACGGTAATCGCTTCCGCCCCTATCCCTCCATTCCTCATAGCTGCCTGATAAAAGGAGACGCCCGTTTTCTCAATATCGCCGGGGCCTCTGTTCTTGCCAAAACATACCGGGATGAGTTAATGGAACAACTACACAAGGAATATCCCCAATATGGATGGGATAAAAGTAAAGGATACCCTACCGTTTTTCACAGGCAATCGATCGCGCAACATGGAATTACGCCATACCACCGAAAATCTTTTAGCCTTTTGCCGTCCCCTACACTGTTTGACTAA
- a CDS encoding T9SS type A sorting domain-containing protein, with protein MIQTYTCNRVVAYIIGLGLFLASAGNVFAQPANDNLCNAVSLTVDASCNGVPNGDNTNATSQTGEPLASCYVGGPNSAWFSFVAPASGLVNISTDFLIGTNDDTEIALYSLPGGDCNSPATLVELGCSQDIDFFNYLSTIPTTPVTPGTTYYVSVSGWNGTEGTFCIVVNSVVAPPNDSLCNAIALTVGGGCAGTPNGDNSGAQAESGETAASCFVGGTNSVWYSFTGPASGFVTISTDFLVGTNGDTEIALYELPGGNCANPSSLVELACDQDGGNIVNFNSIIASAPVTTGNTYYVSVSGWNGTEGSFCIEVTESVPPANDDLCNAVQLTPGAGCGGTTNGSTQDATLEANESSASCSNDNNTVWYWFVAPPSGFVNVSTDTTGVGGTNPNTNMGIFALPGNNCADLTALFEIDCAVSFGLTGSSLDTIPVNPGDTIYVQVSGGSGTFCVAVEEVVPSLLPPANDSLCNAIPLVVDGGCNPLAPNGDNTLATAQVGEPAGSCFAGGANSVWFSFVGPASGYVTVTTDILIDTLNFIPNFDTEVAIYELPGGNCNSPATLLEIDCDQDGGQLIDFNSIIANVAVTPGTTYYVQVSGWNGEEGAFCIEVNSSTGIVNDDACNAILLPVDGTFTTGTTIGATVQAGESVIEQPAVGGAGNDGWNEPVVDASVWYKFVAPASGSVEVDMCGNGLAGTTYDSQVAVYGTTDCNDFNTYVFYGGNDDLIGCPSIFASFLTVSCLTPGDTFYIIVDGWDGDEGNFGISITEVTVDPLSATGITLDPTCPGDNNGAISVLANGGGGFYEYVWNTGATTSLVSGLAAGTYTVAVSDLCDSIFTQSFTIGGGSAALTADAGLDTAICNGTSIVLGASNPGLGGLPRLGEAAFGADLGNQVLVRHKLNDPANQTPVGTSLTGALFAGDLAFGIFFTINNTLQTLVAVDTATGVGTVIGACVPSAGHTWTGLAFDPTSNIMYASSTDGGTGTFYTVDLGTGAATSVGTMDVGLPIWLAIDNNGNCYTMDIGTDMLYSVDKATGLTTEIGPTGFNANFAQDADFDPETNELYAVAWGTGFGPELRRFDVNSGLSILVGPISNTSVIAFAIAEDTEVPYTYSWSPALGIVNPFVANPAATPPATTSYILSVIDECFSIATDTITVTVAPALSIAPTSTPDNSSGNGTASANASGGTPPYSFVWSNGATTDVITGLDSGVYVVTVTDAIGCTGTDSIEVGSNVGIDQLLTAGINQMNVYPNPSEGLFNLEIELAKSDDLKISVYDMKGQQVFGVSHNRAIRFEEQIDLSKLSSGVYMLNVTTSLGTAYKRITLR; from the coding sequence ATGATACAAACATATACCTGCAACCGTGTTGTTGCTTATATTATCGGTTTGGGTCTGTTTCTGGCTTCCGCCGGAAATGTATTTGCCCAGCCAGCCAACGATAACCTGTGTAATGCAGTATCGCTGACCGTAGATGCTTCCTGTAATGGTGTTCCCAATGGGGACAACACTAATGCAACTTCACAGACCGGCGAACCGCTCGCTTCCTGTTATGTAGGTGGCCCAAACTCTGCTTGGTTTAGCTTTGTTGCGCCTGCTTCAGGTCTGGTAAATATTTCTACCGACTTCCTGATTGGTACCAATGACGATACCGAAATCGCATTGTACTCCCTCCCCGGCGGAGATTGTAACAGTCCTGCAACGCTGGTCGAGCTAGGATGTAGTCAGGATATTGACTTTTTTAACTATCTGTCCACGATCCCCACAACTCCGGTAACTCCGGGAACAACGTATTATGTTTCCGTATCAGGGTGGAATGGAACAGAAGGAACTTTCTGTATCGTTGTAAACTCTGTAGTTGCTCCTCCCAATGACTCGCTTTGTAATGCCATTGCGCTTACGGTAGGGGGTGGCTGTGCCGGTACACCAAATGGCGACAACAGTGGTGCGCAGGCAGAATCAGGGGAAACTGCAGCATCTTGCTTCGTAGGTGGAACCAACTCTGTATGGTATAGCTTTACAGGTCCGGCTTCGGGGTTTGTGACCATTTCTACTGACTTCCTGGTTGGTACCAATGGCGACACCGAAATCGCCCTTTATGAGCTTCCCGGTGGCAACTGCGCCAACCCTTCTTCGCTGGTAGAACTGGCCTGTGACCAGGATGGTGGTAACATCGTAAACTTCAATTCGATCATCGCAAGTGCACCCGTAACTACAGGAAATACCTATTATGTATCTGTTTCCGGCTGGAATGGTACAGAGGGTTCTTTTTGTATTGAAGTGACGGAATCTGTGCCTCCTGCAAATGACGATCTCTGTAATGCTGTGCAGCTTACGCCCGGTGCAGGTTGTGGGGGAACTACCAATGGCTCCACTCAGGATGCAACCCTCGAAGCCAATGAAAGCTCCGCTTCTTGTTCCAATGACAACAATACCGTATGGTACTGGTTTGTCGCACCTCCTTCAGGATTTGTAAATGTAAGCACTGATACAACAGGGGTAGGTGGTACAAATCCGAATACCAATATGGGCATATTTGCACTTCCCGGCAACAATTGTGCTGACCTGACCGCTTTATTTGAAATAGATTGTGCTGTAAGCTTTGGTCTTACCGGTTCGAGTCTGGATACTATTCCTGTTAACCCTGGTGATACAATCTATGTACAGGTGTCAGGTGGTTCCGGTACTTTCTGTGTGGCCGTTGAAGAAGTCGTGCCTTCCCTTCTTCCACCAGCAAATGACAGCCTTTGTAATGCAATTCCGCTGGTAGTAGATGGTGGTTGTAATCCACTGGCTCCTAATGGCGACAATACTCTTGCAACTGCTCAGGTAGGAGAGCCCGCAGGTAGCTGTTTTGCCGGCGGTGCAAATTCTGTTTGGTTTAGCTTCGTAGGCCCTGCTTCGGGTTATGTAACGGTCACTACGGATATTCTGATTGATACCCTCAACTTTATTCCCAACTTTGATACGGAAGTTGCAATCTACGAGCTTCCCGGTGGTAACTGTAACAGCCCTGCCACGCTGTTGGAGATTGATTGTGATCAGGATGGCGGTCAGTTGATCGACTTCAACTCCATCATTGCCAATGTGGCAGTAACCCCAGGTACAACTTATTACGTCCAGGTATCCGGCTGGAACGGAGAAGAAGGAGCTTTCTGTATTGAAGTGAATTCAAGTACCGGTATTGTCAATGACGATGCATGTAATGCTATTCTGCTGCCGGTAGATGGCACATTTACAACCGGAACGACCATTGGTGCTACCGTGCAGGCTGGTGAAAGTGTGATCGAACAGCCCGCCGTAGGTGGCGCAGGTAACGATGGCTGGAACGAGCCGGTGGTGGATGCTTCTGTATGGTACAAATTTGTCGCTCCTGCTTCCGGATCTGTTGAGGTAGACATGTGTGGCAATGGTCTTGCAGGTACCACTTATGACTCACAGGTTGCCGTTTACGGAACTACCGATTGTAATGATTTTAATACCTATGTATTCTATGGTGGAAACGACGACCTCATCGGCTGTCCGTCCATATTTGCTTCTTTCCTCACGGTTAGCTGTCTGACTCCCGGCGATACCTTCTATATTATTGTAGATGGTTGGGATGGCGACGAAGGTAACTTTGGAATCAGCATCACGGAAGTCACCGTAGATCCGCTGTCTGCTACCGGCATTACCCTTGATCCTACCTGTCCTGGTGACAACAATGGCGCGATTAGTGTATTGGCAAATGGCGGAGGTGGATTTTACGAATATGTCTGGAATACAGGCGCAACTACCAGTCTGGTAAGCGGCCTTGCAGCCGGTACTTATACTGTGGCAGTTTCTGACCTTTGCGACAGTATTTTCACCCAGTCTTTCACAATCGGTGGTGGTAGCGCTGCTTTGACTGCGGACGCAGGTCTTGATACAGCTATCTGTAACGGTACAAGTATTGTGTTAGGTGCTTCCAACCCTGGTTTGGGTGGCCTTCCACGTCTGGGCGAAGCTGCTTTTGGTGCAGATCTGGGCAATCAGGTATTGGTAAGACATAAACTGAATGATCCAGCCAACCAGACACCGGTAGGTACCAGCCTTACAGGTGCATTGTTTGCCGGCGATCTTGCTTTTGGTATCTTCTTTACTATCAATAATACCCTTCAGACGCTGGTTGCGGTTGATACTGCTACAGGCGTAGGTACTGTGATTGGGGCTTGTGTGCCTTCCGCCGGTCATACCTGGACAGGATTGGCGTTTGATCCTACTTCCAATATTATGTATGCATCCAGTACTGATGGCGGCACAGGAACCTTCTACACGGTTGACCTGGGAACAGGTGCTGCAACTTCTGTCGGTACTATGGACGTTGGCTTACCCATCTGGCTTGCCATTGACAACAATGGTAACTGCTATACCATGGATATTGGAACAGATATGCTTTACTCTGTTGACAAAGCTACCGGTCTTACTACGGAAATCGGCCCTACAGGCTTCAATGCCAACTTCGCACAGGATGCCGACTTTGATCCTGAAACCAACGAACTGTATGCGGTTGCATGGGGAACCGGCTTTGGCCCTGAATTGCGGAGATTTGATGTGAATTCCGGACTTTCGATTCTGGTAGGCCCGATTTCAAATACTTCAGTAATCGCTTTTGCTATTGCCGAAGATACTGAAGTTCCTTACACCTACTCATGGAGCCCTGCTTTGGGTATCGTAAATCCGTTTGTTGCTAATCCTGCAGCGACACCGCCTGCTACGACTTCTTATATTTTGAGCGTAATTGACGAGTGTTTCTCGATTGCTACTGATACGATTACGGTGACGGTTGCTCCAGCTCTTAGTATAGCACCAACATCTACGCCTGACAACAGCTCAGGAAATGGTACAGCTTCCGCAAATGCTTCCGGTGGTACACCTCCGTACTCCTTTGTATGGAGCAATGGCGCTACTACAGATGTGATCACAGGTCTTGACTCCGGCGTTTATGTAGTTACGGTTACCGACGCTATTGGCTGTACAGGTACTGACTCCATCGAAGTAGGTTCCAATGTGGGCATCGATCAGTTGCTGACTGCAGGTATCAACCAGATGAATGTATATCCAAACCCATCAGAAGGTTTGTTTAATCTGGAAATTGAACTTGCCAAGTCTGACGACCTGAAAATCTCTGTTTATGACATGAAAGGTCAGCAGGTGTTTGGGGTTTCTCATAACCGTGCGATCAGATTCGAAGAGCAGATCGACCTGAGCAAACTGTCATCCGGCGTGTATATGCTGAATGTCACTACCTCACTCGGTACTGCATACAAACGAATCACACTCCGCTAG
- a CDS encoding TonB-dependent receptor — translation MRHLALQLLLWIVPLTLWSQVDITGTVTQKSSGEPILHAEVAIVELGKLSTVNQAGAFRLSGIMPGTYTLRVSAPEFLTSVQSITVGKQALNMEFRMIRTISVTDEVRITAIRASEKTATTYSMLDKAEIQKQNYGQDLPFLLNQLPSTVVNSDAGAGIGYTGIRIRGSDPTRTNVTINGIPLNDAEAHGVFWVDLPDFASSVENIQVQRGVGTSTNGAAAFGASINIQTNALSYEPYTEIANSFGSFNTLKNTLSAGTGLINDRFSLDARLSSITSDGWIDRGSSDLKAYYVSGSYYGKKSLLKLNIFSGKEQTYQAWWGIPESYLDDPQLRRSNYYTYDNETDNYLQNHYQLHYSIEPVRNLNLNLSLHYTGGNGYYEQYRKDESLSDYGFNDIFLINHSDTITTTDLIRRRWLDNRFYGFTWSGNYSPKGNIHLSAGGSWNQYDGYHFGEIIWAQYSGDLAIRDRYYDSRSLKNDFNSYAKATLDITSSLTAYADLQVRQIDYSWGDSTLTGSGKDNDGRQIQGSVNYTFFNPKAGITWQLGERSNLYASFSIGNREPVRGDFIDAPQGRTPLPETLRNLEAGYRIKRDHFSFHANYFLMDYTNQLVLNGELNDVGASVRQNVADSYRTGIEMVVSARLFPRLNLAANLTLSRNKIKSYDEYLYNYDPFEVEIINYQNTDISFSPSIIAGGTLTYKIWKELEISWLSKYVGKQYLDNTSNDDRALDAFFVNDLRFSWTLYPSWAKEIRIGLLVNNLLNEQYEPNGYTYSYKYGADTYTENYYYPQAGTHYLASLALKF, via the coding sequence ATGAGACATTTAGCTCTACAGTTGTTGCTGTGGATTGTTCCCCTGACCCTGTGGTCACAGGTGGACATTACAGGTACTGTTACTCAAAAATCATCGGGGGAACCAATCCTTCATGCAGAAGTTGCCATTGTCGAACTAGGAAAACTCAGCACGGTCAACCAGGCTGGCGCGTTCCGGTTGTCGGGCATCATGCCCGGCACTTATACCCTTCGGGTCAGTGCCCCCGAATTTCTCACTTCGGTGCAATCCATTACAGTCGGAAAACAAGCGTTGAATATGGAATTCAGAATGATACGGACAATCTCCGTAACAGATGAAGTTCGCATTACGGCAATACGCGCTTCGGAAAAAACCGCAACCACCTACTCGATGCTTGATAAGGCCGAAATTCAAAAACAAAACTACGGCCAGGATTTGCCTTTTCTGCTCAATCAATTGCCTTCTACCGTGGTAAACTCAGATGCCGGCGCCGGAATTGGCTATACTGGGATCCGTATCAGGGGGAGTGATCCTACTCGCACCAATGTTACGATCAACGGCATCCCCCTCAATGATGCAGAGGCACATGGGGTATTCTGGGTGGATTTGCCGGATTTTGCATCTTCGGTTGAAAATATTCAGGTGCAACGCGGTGTGGGAACCTCCACCAACGGAGCCGCAGCATTTGGCGCCAGCATTAATATCCAGACCAATGCGCTTTCCTATGAACCTTATACCGAAATCGCCAACTCTTTTGGCTCTTTCAACACCTTAAAAAATACACTTAGTGCGGGTACGGGCCTTATCAATGACCGGTTTTCACTTGACGCTCGTCTTTCCAGTATTACCTCAGACGGCTGGATTGACCGCGGATCCAGTGACCTCAAAGCGTACTATGTATCAGGCAGTTATTATGGAAAAAAGAGCCTGCTTAAACTGAATATTTTTTCAGGAAAAGAACAAACATATCAAGCCTGGTGGGGGATCCCAGAAAGTTATCTGGACGATCCACAACTCCGGCGATCCAATTATTATACCTACGACAATGAAACCGACAACTACTTACAAAATCATTACCAACTGCACTATTCAATAGAGCCGGTTCGCAACCTGAACCTCAATCTTTCGCTGCACTATACCGGAGGAAATGGATATTATGAGCAATACAGAAAAGATGAATCCCTGTCTGATTACGGATTTAACGATATTTTCCTGATCAACCACTCAGATACCATTACCACCACAGATCTGATACGCAGGCGATGGCTGGACAATAGATTTTACGGGTTTACCTGGTCGGGAAATTATTCTCCAAAAGGAAATATTCACCTATCCGCCGGCGGAAGCTGGAACCAGTATGATGGCTACCATTTTGGAGAAATTATCTGGGCGCAATATTCTGGAGATCTCGCAATCAGAGACCGTTATTATGACAGCCGCAGCTTAAAAAATGACTTCAATAGCTATGCAAAAGCGACCCTTGATATTACCTCATCCCTTACCGCTTATGCAGATTTACAGGTTAGGCAAATCGATTACTCATGGGGCGACAGCACACTTACAGGGTCAGGAAAAGACAATGATGGCAGACAGATTCAGGGATCTGTGAACTATACATTCTTTAACCCGAAAGCGGGGATTACCTGGCAACTGGGAGAAAGAAGTAATCTGTACGCTTCATTCAGCATTGGAAACCGAGAACCCGTAAGAGGCGATTTTATTGATGCACCACAGGGAAGAACCCCTCTGCCGGAGACGCTCAGAAATCTGGAAGCAGGCTACCGCATCAAACGCGACCACTTCTCCTTTCATGCCAATTACTTCCTGATGGACTACACCAATCAGTTGGTTCTCAACGGCGAATTAAACGACGTAGGTGCATCTGTCAGACAAAATGTTGCCGACAGCTATCGTACAGGTATTGAAATGGTGGTAAGTGCCCGCCTGTTCCCCAGACTGAATCTCGCGGCAAATCTGACCTTAAGCCGTAATAAAATCAAGTCATACGATGAATATCTCTACAATTATGATCCATTTGAAGTAGAAATTATTAACTACCAGAATACAGATATTTCCTTTTCTCCATCCATAATTGCAGGAGGAACACTTACCTACAAGATATGGAAAGAACTGGAGATCAGCTGGTTGTCCAAATATGTAGGTAAACAATATCTGGACAACACCTCTAATGACGACCGTGCACTGGACGCATTTTTTGTCAATGATCTTCGTTTCAGCTGGACACTATACCCATCGTGGGCAAAAGAAATACGCATTGGCCTGCTGGTCAACAACCTGTTGAACGAACAGTATGAACCCAACGGGTACACCTACAGTTACAAATATGGGGCGGATACCTATACAGAAAATTATTATTACCCCCAGGCCGGCACTCATTATCTGGCAAGTCTGGCACTGAAGTTTTAG
- a CDS encoding DUF1963 domain-containing protein, whose translation MMLLTEIRQQLVRQAVIMRMRPDQADHSEFSSWFGKVTCALPSEDWPTANGKPMFALCQIDLTELTFRPHLLEDMEMITVFVAAGIGTSYLYPNGSNWLLRAYSRKEELIPLPLVSTGALVPVVPLVPEPVRDDFPCWEDVNIDLPTAIAEHYYDHFSTFDGIKLGGWPSLVQARINWQNNRKFAAARPEFVFQIDSPHSENVLWGNNGVGYIGRGTRQGHEQEWFLEWQSI comes from the coding sequence ATGATGTTACTGACTGAAATCAGACAGCAACTGGTAAGGCAGGCTGTGATCATGCGAATGCGTCCTGATCAGGCCGATCATTCGGAGTTCAGTTCATGGTTTGGAAAAGTGACCTGTGCACTCCCTTCAGAAGATTGGCCTACAGCCAATGGTAAACCCATGTTTGCCCTTTGCCAGATAGATCTTACGGAACTGACTTTCCGGCCTCATTTGCTGGAAGATATGGAAATGATCACGGTATTTGTTGCCGCTGGTATTGGCACCAGTTACTTGTATCCCAATGGTTCAAACTGGCTTTTGCGAGCTTATTCACGAAAAGAAGAATTAATTCCGCTGCCCCTTGTTTCTACCGGGGCGTTAGTGCCGGTGGTACCACTGGTTCCGGAGCCAGTAAGAGACGATTTTCCCTGCTGGGAAGATGTCAATATTGATCTTCCAACGGCTATTGCCGAACATTACTACGACCATTTTTCAACGTTTGATGGTATCAAGCTGGGCGGATGGCCAAGTCTGGTGCAGGCGCGCATCAACTGGCAAAATAACCGGAAATTTGCCGCTGCCAGACCGGAATTTGTTTTTCAGATTGATTCACCTCATTCTGAAAACGTGCTTTGGGGAAATAATGGGGTAGGATATATCGGCCGGGGGACTCGCCAGGGCCACGAGCAGGAGTGGTTTCTCGAATGGCAAAGTATATGA
- a CDS encoding Mrp/NBP35 family ATP-binding protein, which produces MLFNQNKEITEKKVLAALSYVDDPDLKKDLVTLGMVRDIRIDGKKVSFSVVLTTPACPMKEAIRSACVNAIHLMIDKEAEVEVNMTAQVTSTQNNQVLPNVKNIIAISSGKGGVGKSTVAANLAVALANTGAKVGLIDADIYGPSIPIMFGFELDRPMMETVGDRDLLIPFEKYGVKLMSIGVLVRADQAIVWRGPMASKALRQLIFDTNWGEIDYLLVDLPPGTGDIHLTLVQALPVTGAIVVTTPQRVAVSDARKGAEMFRNPQINVPLLGIVENMAYFTPEDAPDKKYYIFGQSGGEDLAEALNIPLLGEIPLMEGVAENSDSGHPAAVYEESVLGKAFHELAKSLAQQVAIRNAGMGPTAKVEVGLNP; this is translated from the coding sequence ATGCTATTTAATCAAAACAAAGAAATTACCGAAAAAAAGGTGCTGGCCGCACTGAGTTACGTAGACGATCCGGACCTCAAAAAGGATCTCGTAACTTTAGGTATGGTCAGGGATATCCGCATAGACGGAAAAAAAGTAAGCTTTTCTGTTGTGCTCACCACTCCTGCCTGCCCGATGAAAGAGGCGATCCGAAGTGCATGTGTCAATGCGATTCACCTGATGATAGATAAAGAGGCCGAAGTGGAAGTAAATATGACGGCACAGGTCACTTCGACACAAAACAATCAGGTATTACCCAACGTCAAAAATATCATTGCGATTTCCTCCGGAAAGGGTGGGGTCGGAAAATCAACCGTTGCTGCAAATCTGGCAGTCGCACTTGCCAATACCGGCGCAAAAGTCGGATTGATCGATGCTGATATTTATGGGCCCAGCATCCCGATTATGTTTGGTTTCGAACTGGATCGTCCGATGATGGAAACCGTCGGCGACCGCGATTTGCTGATTCCTTTCGAAAAATACGGAGTAAAACTGATGTCTATTGGTGTGTTGGTGAGGGCTGACCAGGCCATTGTGTGGCGCGGACCGATGGCTTCAAAGGCTTTGCGTCAGCTTATTTTTGATACAAACTGGGGGGAGATCGATTACCTGCTGGTGGACTTGCCCCCGGGTACGGGCGATATTCACCTGACACTGGTACAGGCGCTTCCCGTGACGGGCGCAATCGTCGTTACGACTCCTCAAAGAGTGGCTGTATCAGATGCGCGCAAGGGCGCGGAGATGTTTCGCAATCCTCAGATCAATGTGCCACTGTTAGGGATTGTGGAGAATATGGCCTATTTCACACCGGAAGATGCGCCGGATAAAAAATATTATATCTTCGGACAATCAGGCGGAGAAGATCTTGCCGAAGCACTGAATATACCCCTGCTCGGAGAAATTCCTCTCATGGAAGGTGTTGCCGAAAACAGCGACAGTGGGCATCCTGCGGCTGTGTATGAAGAGAGTGTGCTGGGAAAAGCCTTTCATGAACTGGCAAAATCACTTGCACAGCAAGTGGCGATACGCAATGCGGGTATGGGGCCGACCGCAAAGGTAGAAGTAGGATTAAATCCCTGA
- a CDS encoding NifU family protein produces MDEQLKSRIELAIDSVRSYLQSDGGDVRIHRISEDGVVELELLGSCESCSMSVMTMKAGLEQVILRAAPEVTRVIAINQSN; encoded by the coding sequence ATGGATGAACAACTAAAGTCGCGTATTGAACTTGCCATTGATTCGGTAAGAAGTTATCTCCAGTCAGATGGAGGCGATGTACGTATTCACCGAATCAGTGAAGATGGTGTTGTCGAGCTGGAATTGCTCGGTAGCTGTGAGTCATGCAGCATGAGTGTAATGACAATGAAAGCAGGGCTGGAGCAGGTGATTTTGAGAGCTGCTCCGGAAGTTACCCGCGTGATTGCGATTAATCAGTCGAATTGA
- a CDS encoding TlpA disulfide reductase family protein, whose translation MKKISILFFSFLVSVGMIHAQNNATLPSVDVETLLGEAMNTNKISNNGNPIVISFWATWCKPCIKELSTIQEVYDDWQEETGVKVIAVSVDDARTSLGVRSIVYGRGWDYEVILDKNSDLKRAMNVVNIPHTFLLNGKGEVVYQHTSYAPGDEEELYDRILALVKEEKKTEK comes from the coding sequence ATGAAAAAAATATCAATCCTTTTCTTTAGCTTTCTTGTTTCGGTTGGAATGATCCATGCGCAAAATAATGCGACGCTTCCGTCTGTAGATGTGGAAACGCTTTTAGGGGAAGCCATGAATACGAACAAGATTTCCAATAATGGCAATCCGATTGTTATTTCCTTTTGGGCAACCTGGTGCAAACCATGTATCAAGGAATTGTCAACCATTCAGGAGGTTTACGACGACTGGCAGGAAGAAACCGGGGTAAAAGTAATTGCGGTATCCGTAGATGATGCCAGAACCAGTTTGGGCGTAAGGTCTATCGTTTATGGCCGTGGTTGGGATTATGAAGTGATTTTAGATAAAAACAGCGACCTGAAGCGGGCAATGAATGTGGTCAATATTCCGCATACCTTCCTTCTCAATGGTAAAGGAGAAGTTGTGTATCAACACACATCCTATGCACCCGGCGATGAAGAAGAGCTGTACGACAGAATACTGGCTCTGGTAAAAGAGGAGAAAAAAACGGAAAAATAG
- a CDS encoding T9SS type A sorting domain-containing protein, protein MKKLILFTLALMFGSSWVHAQSLIFLSAPATDSVIPVDLIPNQGTAEEGEFKIYFKLINTTGDTLSVQADRLLNNMTPGHGSFFCWDLCYDSTGMSSQSPIDIMPNDTTHFGQYLIFRPNGKPGISEVVMRFTNTANGEDFAEATYKFNVGGVAGIEDLIDPRKALGLPYPNPANAQISVPYELPQGVKKAEISIYNLIGQKVKTASLVGFSGLANLTTDQLKPGVYFMYLKVDNRDITSRKIVISR, encoded by the coding sequence ATGAAAAAACTAATACTTTTCACTCTTGCACTGATGTTTGGTTCTTCATGGGTTCATGCACAGTCGCTGATTTTTTTGAGTGCTCCCGCTACGGATTCTGTTATTCCGGTGGATCTCATCCCTAATCAGGGTACAGCTGAAGAAGGTGAATTTAAGATTTATTTCAAGCTGATCAATACCACGGGCGATACATTGTCTGTGCAGGCAGACCGTTTGCTCAACAACATGACTCCCGGTCACGGCAGTTTTTTTTGCTGGGATCTTTGTTATGATTCTACCGGCATGAGTAGCCAGTCTCCGATTGATATTATGCCCAACGACACCACGCATTTTGGTCAATATTTGATTTTCCGCCCAAATGGTAAGCCTGGTATCAGTGAAGTTGTTATGCGGTTTACCAACACAGCCAATGGTGAAGATTTTGCGGAAGCTACCTATAAATTTAATGTAGGCGGAGTAGCCGGTATTGAAGATCTGATCGATCCGCGCAAAGCTTTGGGACTCCCGTATCCAAACCCGGCGAATGCACAGATTTCTGTACCGTACGAACTTCCGCAAGGCGTGAAGAAGGCAGAAATTTCCATATACAACCTCATTGGTCAGAAGGTGAAAACCGCAAGCCTTGTCGGTTTTTCAGGTCTGGCAAATCTTACAACCGACCAGCTCAAACCAGGGGTTTATTTTATGTACCTGAAAGTCGATAACCGGGATATTACATCCAGAAAAATCGTGATCTCCCGTTAA